The nucleotide window CTCGATGTGCACGCTCGCTCGGTGGTCGCGGGCGTGGTCGATGGGGGGAGCGGCGAGGTGCGGTCGCTGCGGCTGCCGCCGGGTGGTGATGCGACGGTCGCGTGGCTGCAGACGTTGCCGACGCCGGTTCGGGTCGTGTACGAGGCGGGGCCGACCGGGTACCGGCTCGCGCGTGCGTGTGCCGAGGCGGGGATCGACTGTGTTGTGGCGGCGCCGTCGCGGGTCCGAGCTGCAGCCGATCGGGTCAAGACCGACAGGCGTGATGCCGAGCGGCTAGCGAGGCTGCTGCGACTCGGTGAGATCACTCCGGTACGCGTGCCCGCGCCGGAAGAGGAGGCAGCGCGGGACCTCGTTCGTGCACGTGAGGATGCGCGCTGCGATCTGATGCGGGCTCGTCATCGGCTCTCGAAGCTGCTGCTGCGGCATGGGCTGGTGTACGACGCGACCGCTTGGACACGGACACATGACGCGTGGCTTCGCCGGCAGCGGTTCGACGGCGGGCCGCTTGCGGTCGTGTTCGACGAGTGCTACGGCCGCATGCTCGACGCGAAGAGCAGACGGGACGCGCTCGACAAGGCGATCACCGAGCTCGCCGCGATGCCGCCCTACGTCGATGTTGTCGAGCGGCTCGTCTGTCTCCGCGGCGTTTCGACGCTGACGGCGTTCGCGTTGACCGTCGAGCTCGGCGACTGGCACAGGTTCCGACCCGAGTCGCTCGGCCCGTTTCTCGGGCTCACTCCGAGCGAGTACTCAAGCGGCGAGCGGCGCCGTCAAGGCGGGATCACCAAGGCCGGCAACAGCCACGTACGCCGGCTGCTGATCGAGGCCGCCTGGCATCAACGCCGCCCGCCCCGTCGGAGCGTCACGCTCGAACGCAGACGCAACGGCAAGCCTCTCGCCCTACAAGCCCACGCGGAGCGCAGTACCCGCCGGCTGCACGGACGCTGGCACGCGCTCGAAACTCGAGGCAAGCCCCGCTCGATCGTCGTCGTCGCCGTCGCGCGCGAACTCGCCGGGCACTGCTGGGCACTCGCGACGATGCAGTAGCCGCCACGATCAAC belongs to Candidatus Eremiobacteraceae bacterium and includes:
- a CDS encoding IS110 family transposase, with the translated sequence LGQTVWSARRLARKLARVAVGSGPAVEPQLREAPVMGEGSWVGLDVHARSVVAGVVDGGSGEVRSLRLPPGGDATVAWLQTLPTPVRVVYEAGPTGYRLARACAEAGIDCVVAAPSRVRAAADRVKTDRRDAERLARLLRLGEITPVRVPAPEEEAARDLVRAREDARCDLMRARHRLSKLLLRHGLVYDATAWTRTHDAWLRRQRFDGGPLAVVFDECYGRMLDAKSRRDALDKAITELAAMPPYVDVVERLVCLRGVSTLTAFALTVELGDWHRFRPESLGPFLGLTPSEYSSGERRRQGGITKAGNSHVRRLLIEAAWHQRRPPRRSVTLERRRNGKPLALQAHAERSTRRLHGRWHALETRGKPRSIVVVAVARELAGHCWALATMQ